The Thermotoga caldifontis AZM44c09 genomic interval GGCCTTGCAGGTTTGATAATCTTTTCCCCCGTGATGCTCGTCGTGGCTTTGTGTATACTCGTAGAAGATGGAAGGCCGGTGGTATTCAAACAGCAGCGCGTTGGTAGAGACGGAAAAACCTTCACCATCTACAAATTCAGAACGATGAGGAACGAGAAGCCAGGCGAAGCGAGGTTCGTTGACAAGGAAGCACACAGAATTTTGAAGATAGGCAGGTTGATCAGACCGATAAGGCTCGATGAAACTCTGCAGTTCGTCAACATTTTGAAAGGCGACATGAGCATCGTTGGACCGAGACCGGAGCAGATCGATTTTGTGAAAGAGTTCGAGCAAAAACTTCCCTTCTACAGCTACAGGCACAAATTGAAACCCGGTCTCACCGGCTGGGCGCAGATCATGTACAAATACGCATCAAATCTGGAAGAAACCAGAACGAAGCTGTCTTACGATTTGTACTATGTCAAAAACAGAACGATCTTCATGGATATCGCGATACTGTTGCAAACGATAGAGGCAGTCATCTGGAGGAGGGGGGCTAAATGAGAAAAAGTAGGTTATCGATTTTGTTGATAAACAATTACTTTCCACCGGAGATCGGAGCAGCTTCGCATCTGTACTACTACCTTGCCAAGCAACTTGTCGCAAGGGGTCATGAAGTCACCGTTTTGACCGGTGTGCCGAGGTACAACGTTGCAAAGCAACTGTATCAAAGCTATTCCGATAGGTTCAAAGATAGGTCTGTACTCGAAGAGAACTACGAAGGGATAAAAGTCCTCAGAGTCAAGCTGCCCTACGTCGATCGTCGGAACGTTATCAGAAGAGGCTTTGAACACTTTGAAATCGCTTGGAAGTTGTACAGGAATTTCGTCAAACTTCTTGATCGTGGTTCACATCGTGTCGACGTGTCGCTCGTTTATTCTCCTCCTCTCACACTTTACTGGACTGCTGAAAAGGTGAGACAAAAAACGGGCGCACCTTACGTGCTAAATGTTCAAGATCTTTTTCCTCAAGCCGCGATTGACTTAGGACTTATGCGAAGTCCACTCATAATTAAGTTCTTCCGTTGGCTCGAGAAAAAAGCGTATGAATCTGCCGATTTGGTCATGACTCATTCAGAGAAAAACAAGGAATACGTTGCTTCGGTTGTTGGGAATCACAAGAAAGTCTTGTTCATTGAAAATTGGGTTGATACAGAGGAGATACTGCCAGGGCAGAAAAAGAACGAGTTCTCCGAGAAGTATGGCTTGGTCGACAAATTCGTCGTTTCTTTCGCAGGAACACTGGGTTTTTCCCAGGACATAGAAGTGATACTTCGCGCTGCCCAACTGTTGAGACAGCAAAAGGATATCGTTTTCGTGATTGTCGGGGACGGTACACGGCTTGAAGAAGCAAAAAGGATGGTGCATGAGCATAAACTGGAAAATGTTCTGTTGTTACCACCGGTTACTAAGGAAAAATACCCTCTGGTGCTTCAATCCTCCGATGTTTCCCTTGTCACGCTGACGAAGGATGTAAAAACACCAGTGGTACCCTCCAAAATCCTGAGCATAATGTCAGCTGGTATTCCTGTACTTGGAGCAATGAACCTGGATGGAGACGCCCCAGATCTCATAAGAAGAGCAAAAGCGGGTTACGTGGTGGCAGCGGGCGACTATGAGTCTCTTGCGCAGAAAATAATCTACTTATACCAGAATCCAGAGATCAGAAGGGAACTTGGTACGAACGGAAGGAAATACATCGAAGAGAACCTTTCTGTTAAGAGAGCTGCTGTGAAATTGGAATGCATATTTAACGATCTCTTGATCAGAAGAGAAGGGAGGCATTAGGTGAATGGACTATCTAAGTTATTACAAGGGCAAAAGAGTGCTGGTAACGGGTGGCGCAGGAGCGGTAGGTTCGAATTTGGTTAAAAAGTTGGTTGAGCTTGGTTCGTTCGTAGTTGTCATTGACAACCTCTCGAGCGGATACACCTGGCTTTTGCCTCAAGATTCTTCCAACTTGCTGTTTATCAAAGGGGACATAACCAACGATATCGACTTGAAACGTGTTTTCAACGAAGAACCAGAAGTAATTTTCCATTTGGCTGCTTTCTTCGCCAATCAGAATTCCGTTGACTATCCAGAAAAGGACCTAATGGTGAATGGGTTAGGAACTCTTAAACTACTTGAGTACTGCAGAATTTACGGAAAAGTGGAGCGCTTTGTGTACGCATCAAGTGGATGTTCCATATATCCATCGGACGCGCCGATGCCGTACAAAGAAGACCTCCCGCTCTCTTCATGGCTCAGCACACCTTATCAGATAACCAAGGCTCTGGGTGAACTGTATGGAAATTATTACTACAAGATGTATGGGATCCCCTTCACAAAAGCACGTTTCTTCAATTCGTTTGGTCCTGGTGAAGTGCCAGGTCAGTACCGCAACGTGATACCAAACTTCATCTACTGGGCTATGCTTGGTAAGCCTCTCCCAATAACCGGCACCGGTGAAGAAACGAGGGACTTTACATATGTTGGAGATATCGTTGACGGTCTCCTTAGGATGGGATATTACAAAGAAGCTATTGGTGAAGCTTTCAACCTGGCGGCTGGGAGAGAAATCAAAATAAGGTATCTGGCTGAGAAAGTAAACGAACTCACCGGCAACAATGCTGGCATTGTGTTCAAAGAAAGAAGAAAGTGGGATACGAAGCCAAGGATGCTTGCATCGAACGAGAAAGCGAAGAGGATCTTGGGCTTTCAGCCCGACACAGACTTTGAAAGACGGCTCAAAGAAACGGTCGAATGGTTCAAGGAAAATTGGGATAAAATCGTTGAGTGTGCTGAGTTTGGTCCTGGGATCAGCTCTGCGGTGAGGTAGAACTGTATTCTTGCTTAGTGAAAGGGGGTTAATGTTTCTGCTCCAACTCATTCAGAACTACAGAACAGGAAAAATCGAGCTCGTTGATGTACCCGTACCGAGGGTGGGATCGAAGTTTGTGCTGGTGAAGAACGCAGCCTCTGTCGTCAGTGTGGGTACTGAACGCTCGATGATTGAACTTGGTAGAAAGAGCTTACTCGGAAAAGCAAGAGCAAGACCTGATCTTGTGAAGAGATTTTTCGAGAAAGCGAAGCAACAAGGGTTCATCAAAACTCTCCAAGAAGCACTCGAAAGGCTGGACGAACCAGTCCCTCTTGGTTACTCGTCTGCAGGTGTGGTTGTTGAAGTTGGTTCAGCAGTGAGGAGTCTTTCTCCAGGTGACCGCGTTGCTTGCATAGGAGCTGGTTTTGCTTCTCACGCAGAGTACGTCTGTGTCCCTGAGATGTTGTGTTCGAAGATTCCGCCCAATGTGGATTTTGATGAAGCAGCATTTGGAATGCTTGGAATCATCTCGATGCATGGTATAAGATCCGCGAATTTGTCCGTAGGGGAAAAAGTAGCTGTCGTCGGACTGGGCCTATTAGGGATTCTAACCTGTCAACTCCTCAACGCGTACGGTTTCGACTTTGTGGGATTCGATATAGATTCATCTAAGGTCGAATTTGCGAAGAAACTGGGATTTTCAGGTGTTTATTCGGATGTCGAAAAATTCAAGAAAGCAGTACTAAACTCAACTAAAGGTTTTGGAACCGATTCCGTACTGATCACAGCAGCTACGGAAAGTTCTGAACCAGTGCGACTTGCCGTCGATCTTGTTCGCCCCAGGGGGAAAATTGTGGTTGTCGGAGTAGCTGACATCCATCCGAACCGCAACGAGTTATGGCACAAAGAAGCAGAAATAGTAGTTTCAAAGGCAGAGGGGCCTGGTATTAGCGATCCAGTTTATGAAATGGAAGGCGTAGATTATCCTATCGGCTATGTACGATGGACTGAGAACAGAAACCTCGAAGAATTTCTCAGATTGCTGTCAAAGAAGTCGATTAACGTAAGAAGCCTGATCACTCACAGAGTTAAAATCCACGATTCTGTCCAGCTTTATGAAGCAATTCTATCCGGTCAGATAAAGCCAATAGGAGTGGTAATTGATTATGATACAACCCAGGAAAACAAAAACAAGTTTGCTCTTATCAATCAAAGAAATGTCTCTTCTAATCAAACCGATCACAATGTTACAATTGGCGTAGTTGGTTCAGGTCTTTTCGGCAAATCCGTGCTGTTACCTAGGTTACGAAAGCTGGTCAAAAAAGATCCACGGGTGAAGTTGAAATGGCTTGTTAGTTCGCGTGGATATACAGGATTTCATGCCGCACGGAAATTTGGCTTTGAGGCTTGTTCTACCCAGTTTGAGCAAGTGCTAGAAGACCCTGAAGTTTCTGCCGTCATGATACTCACACGACATAGTCAGCATAAGCATATGGTGATAGAGGCGTTGAAGAACGGGAAGAAGGTGTACGTAGAAAAACCCCTCTGTGTGAACGAGCAGGAGCTGGAAGAAATAACGAGCGCCTATACTGACCTGATAAAGCAGGGTGGATCTCCCGTTGTGTTCGTTGGTTACAACAGAAGGTTTTCGTCCCATGCAAAGATGTGCAAGGAGTATTTCCGCGATCGACGTTCGCCAATGATGATAAACTATCGCGCCAACGTTGGTCCAATACCAGCAGATCTCTGGGTACACTCTGAGAAAGAAGGTGGGGGAATGATCATCTCAGAGGTGTGTCATTTTGTCGATTTGTTGATATACTTGATCGGTTCGAGACCTATCAGAATATATACTGAAGCGATAAGAGGTGATGGACAAACGGTGATCCATAAAGACAATGTGGTCATAAGTATTGGATTCGAAGATGGATCAGTTGGTAACATCTTTTACACTGCTGTGGGTTCACGATCGTATTCAAGAGAAAAGGTGGAAGTCTTCTGTGACGGTAAAGCAGCTGTTATAAACGATTTTCGGCGAACAGAGTTTTTTGGAGACCGCAGATGGAAATTCCAGACAATCAGCCAGGATATGGGATATGAGAATGAGTTAAAGCATTTCCTGGAAGTTATCAAGGGTAAACAACCGCTTTCCCTCACGTACGAGGAGATATACTATTCCACACTCGCGATTTTCAA includes:
- a CDS encoding glycosyltransferase family 4 protein; this encodes MRKSRLSILLINNYFPPEIGAASHLYYYLAKQLVARGHEVTVLTGVPRYNVAKQLYQSYSDRFKDRSVLEENYEGIKVLRVKLPYVDRRNVIRRGFEHFEIAWKLYRNFVKLLDRGSHRVDVSLVYSPPLTLYWTAEKVRQKTGAPYVLNVQDLFPQAAIDLGLMRSPLIIKFFRWLEKKAYESADLVMTHSEKNKEYVASVVGNHKKVLFIENWVDTEEILPGQKKNEFSEKYGLVDKFVVSFAGTLGFSQDIEVILRAAQLLRQQKDIVFVIVGDGTRLEEAKRMVHEHKLENVLLLPPVTKEKYPLVLQSSDVSLVTLTKDVKTPVVPSKILSIMSAGIPVLGAMNLDGDAPDLIRRAKAGYVVAAGDYESLAQKIIYLYQNPEIRRELGTNGRKYIEENLSVKRAAVKLECIFNDLLIRREGRH
- a CDS encoding SDR family oxidoreductase, coding for MDYLSYYKGKRVLVTGGAGAVGSNLVKKLVELGSFVVVIDNLSSGYTWLLPQDSSNLLFIKGDITNDIDLKRVFNEEPEVIFHLAAFFANQNSVDYPEKDLMVNGLGTLKLLEYCRIYGKVERFVYASSGCSIYPSDAPMPYKEDLPLSSWLSTPYQITKALGELYGNYYYKMYGIPFTKARFFNSFGPGEVPGQYRNVIPNFIYWAMLGKPLPITGTGEETRDFTYVGDIVDGLLRMGYYKEAIGEAFNLAAGREIKIRYLAEKVNELTGNNAGIVFKERRKWDTKPRMLASNEKAKRILGFQPDTDFERRLKETVEWFKENWDKIVECAEFGPGISSAVR
- a CDS encoding bi-domain-containing oxidoreductase — translated: MFLLQLIQNYRTGKIELVDVPVPRVGSKFVLVKNAASVVSVGTERSMIELGRKSLLGKARARPDLVKRFFEKAKQQGFIKTLQEALERLDEPVPLGYSSAGVVVEVGSAVRSLSPGDRVACIGAGFASHAEYVCVPEMLCSKIPPNVDFDEAAFGMLGIISMHGIRSANLSVGEKVAVVGLGLLGILTCQLLNAYGFDFVGFDIDSSKVEFAKKLGFSGVYSDVEKFKKAVLNSTKGFGTDSVLITAATESSEPVRLAVDLVRPRGKIVVVGVADIHPNRNELWHKEAEIVVSKAEGPGISDPVYEMEGVDYPIGYVRWTENRNLEEFLRLLSKKSINVRSLITHRVKIHDSVQLYEAILSGQIKPIGVVIDYDTTQENKNKFALINQRNVSSNQTDHNVTIGVVGSGLFGKSVLLPRLRKLVKKDPRVKLKWLVSSRGYTGFHAARKFGFEACSTQFEQVLEDPEVSAVMILTRHSQHKHMVIEALKNGKKVYVEKPLCVNEQELEEITSAYTDLIKQGGSPVVFVGYNRRFSSHAKMCKEYFRDRRSPMMINYRANVGPIPADLWVHSEKEGGGMIISEVCHFVDLLIYLIGSRPIRIYTEAIRGDGQTVIHKDNVVISIGFEDGSVGNIFYTAVGSRSYSREKVEVFCDGKAAVINDFRRTEFFGDRRWKFQTISQDMGYENELKHFLEVIKGKQPLSLTYEEIYYSTLAIFKAVESLNKCSSVNL